The Alosa sapidissima isolate fAloSap1 chromosome 8, fAloSap1.pri, whole genome shotgun sequence genome contains a region encoding:
- the prdm12b gene encoding PR domain zinc finger protein 12b, protein MGSVLPAEALVLKSGFKPPTFSLSEIITSDILHSFLYGRWRNVLGENLLEDKSSPVCPKTAFTAEVLAQSFSGEVQKLSSLVLPSEVIIAQSSIPGEGLGIFSKSWIKAGTEMGPFTGRLISPEHVDLFKNNNLMWEVFNEDGTVRYFIDASQEDQRSWMTYIKCARNEQEQNLEVVQIGSSIFYKAVETIPPDQELLVWYGNTHNTFLGIPGVLAMEEEPQKKHKNDDPSLCDSSSSSTLASASRMRCVICHRGFNSRSNLRSHMRIHTLDKPFVCRFCNRRFSQSSTLRNHVRLHTGERPYKCHVCQSAYSQLAGLRAHQKSARHRPAGGSSASVGVVSGAVVVGLQTHSPPPPQMAPVPHTHTHTHPASLVHHIPTMVL, encoded by the exons ATGGGTTCTGTGTTGCCTGCCGAAGCCTTAGTGTTAAAGTCGGGATTTAAGCCTCCGACCTTCTCCCTCTCAGAGATCATCACGTCCGACATCCTCCACAGCTTCCTGTACGGCCGTTGGAGAAACGTGCTGGGCGAAAACCTGCTCGAGGACAAGAGCAGCCCTGTGTGCCCCAAAACCGCCTTCACCGCCGAGGTGCTCGCGCAGTCTTTCTCCGGAG AGGTGCAGAAGCTGTCCAGCCTGGTGCTGCCGAGCGAGGTGATCATCGCCCAGAGCTCCATCCCAGGGGAGGGACTGGGCATCTTCTCCAAGAGCTGGATCAAGGCCGGCACTGAGATGGGGCCGTTCACCGGCCGCCTCATCTCTCCCGAACACGTGGACCTCTTCAAGAACAACAACCTCATGTGGGAG gtgttTAACGAGGACGGCACCGTGCGCTACTTCATCGACGCCAGCCAGGAGGACCAACGGAGCTGGATGACCTACATCAAGTGCGCCCGCAACGAGCAGGAGCAGAACCTGGAGGTGGTGCAGATCGGCAGCAGCATCTTCTACAAGGCCGTGGAG ACGATACCTCCTGACCAGGAGCTGCTGGTGTGGTACGGCAACACCCACAACACCTTCCTGGGCATCCCCGGCGTGCTGGCCATGGAGGAGGAGCCGCAGAAGAAACACAAAAACG ATGACCCGTCCCTGTGCGACAGCTCGTCCTCCTCGACACTGGCCTCCGCTAGCCGCATGCGCTGCGTGATCTGCCACCGCGGCTTCAACTCGCGCAGCAACCTGCGCTCGCACATGCGCATCCACACGCTGGACAAGCCCTTCGTCTGCCGCTTCTGCAACCGCCGCTTCAGCCAGTCGTCCACTCTCCGCAACCACGTCCGTCTTCACACGGGCGAGCGCCCCTACAAGTGCCATGTGTGCCAGAGCGCCTACTCGCAGCTGGCCGGCCTGCGCGCCCACCAGAAGAGCGCCCGCCACCGGCCAGCAGGGGGCAGTAGCGCCAGCGTGGGCGTGGTCAGCGGGGCTGTGGTGGTGGGGCTCCAGACGCACTCCCCTCCGCCACCACAAATGGCaccagtgccacacacacacacacacacacacccagcctccCTAGTGCACCACATCCCCACTATGGTgctgtag